One Nostocoides sp. HKS02 genomic window carries:
- a CDS encoding IclR family transcriptional regulator: MSPRKSAQDGAPAKSGAPGHTGSSEAAVADKPEYRVEALAKGLRLLTLFDEQRPTWRVTDLAAEAGLPMPTVYRVVMTLTAEGYLDHLPNGDYRPGVRTLTLGTAALRSLDLVGLATPKLQRLGEATGETVNLAVLTGDRVLYLVRLRNRDLVTANIQVGSTLPAVTTSIGKLLLAHLDEDDLRSRITPESFETQHGPNAKRSLAQLRDELRAIRSQGWAVQDEELAYGLRSVAAPVLGSEGKVVAGVNLAVQARDWSTERLVDELKPALLATCGEISTLVSSGVVA; encoded by the coding sequence ATGTCACCGAGGAAGAGCGCGCAGGACGGTGCCCCGGCCAAGTCCGGCGCCCCCGGGCACACCGGCTCGTCAGAGGCCGCGGTCGCTGACAAGCCGGAGTACCGGGTCGAGGCGCTGGCGAAGGGGTTGCGGCTGCTCACGCTCTTCGACGAGCAGCGACCGACCTGGCGGGTCACCGACCTGGCCGCCGAGGCGGGGCTGCCCATGCCCACCGTCTACCGCGTGGTCATGACGCTGACCGCCGAGGGCTACCTCGACCACCTGCCGAACGGCGACTACCGCCCGGGCGTGCGCACGCTCACGCTGGGCACGGCCGCCCTGCGCAGCCTGGACCTCGTCGGGCTGGCCACGCCGAAGCTCCAGCGGCTCGGTGAGGCCACCGGCGAGACCGTCAACCTCGCGGTCCTCACCGGCGACCGGGTGCTCTACCTCGTGCGGCTGCGCAACCGGGACCTCGTGACCGCCAACATCCAGGTCGGCTCGACGCTGCCTGCCGTGACGACGTCCATCGGCAAGCTCCTGCTGGCCCACCTCGACGAGGACGACCTGCGGTCCCGCATCACCCCGGAGTCGTTCGAGACACAGCACGGTCCGAACGCCAAGCGGTCGCTCGCGCAGCTGCGCGACGAGCTGCGCGCCATCCGGTCCCAGGGCTGGGCCGTGCAGGACGAGGAGCTCGCCTACGGCCTGCGCTCGGTGGCTGCCCCCGTCCTCGGGTCCGAGGGCAAGGTCGTCGCGGGGGTGAACCTTGCGGTGCAGGCGCGCGACTGGTCGACCGAGCGGCTCGTCGACGAGCTCAAGCCGGCGCTCCTCGCGACCTGCGGCGAGATCAGCACGCTGGTGTCCTCCGGCGTCGTCGCGTGA
- a CDS encoding SDR family NAD(P)-dependent oxidoreductase, translated as MSLPPLPIPRRFEGRSVVVTGAGTGFGAEIAVRAAQEGARVIGIHYRSSKEGAERTAARVRAEGADAVLLQADIVDWAQVAAMADAAFEQLGSVDVLVNNVGDVAREQMSWRDITQESIDHVLAVDIKGTMACIHEFGQRMLDQGHGAIVNIGSTVIVRGSARAPQYAAAKYGLLGATKSYAHAFAPTVRVNIFAPGFIETEATLGRDDWKSGRGDQLRKLTPMGRIPGPAELAGAALVPRHRRRAPHDGRVPGRRRRLQHGRRLTMAATHPRDISLAQARAVVRRAVDKAEQLGLHGGIAVVGASGALVTASRLDHGGLGGMGRAASKAWISATQQIPSVEHLHRMTSLPQPIAAGFVAVSPQAAFPGGGGLPIVDDDGVVVGGIAASGATVSPFFPAGLAAEDLSVDGQPANPEDLLIAYALDLPYVSQHGDDQGRWSARFGELRVEPAASRGMATAPAASRQHELNWAIALCDRLMAAATDRDLRVSVAVVDRGGDPVQQDRMDGAAAAGVEVALAVATSSARFGAPSERLATDYGPSLAAVAALHPAPFLALPGGLPLTEEGRLVGGVGVGGADPATCADLLRSVVEA; from the coding sequence ATGTCACTCCCCCCGCTGCCCATCCCCCGCCGTTTCGAGGGCCGATCCGTCGTCGTCACCGGCGCTGGCACGGGCTTCGGTGCCGAGATCGCGGTCCGGGCCGCCCAGGAGGGCGCCCGCGTCATCGGGATCCACTACCGCAGCTCGAAGGAGGGGGCCGAACGCACCGCCGCGCGGGTGCGCGCCGAGGGCGCGGACGCCGTGCTGCTCCAGGCCGACATCGTCGACTGGGCGCAGGTCGCCGCGATGGCTGACGCGGCGTTCGAACAGCTCGGCTCCGTCGACGTGCTGGTCAACAACGTCGGGGACGTCGCGCGCGAGCAGATGTCCTGGCGCGACATCACGCAGGAGTCGATCGACCACGTCCTGGCCGTCGACATCAAGGGCACCATGGCCTGCATCCACGAGTTCGGCCAGCGCATGCTCGACCAGGGTCATGGTGCGATCGTCAACATCGGCTCGACCGTGATCGTCCGTGGCAGCGCCCGCGCACCGCAGTATGCCGCCGCGAAGTACGGCCTGCTCGGCGCCACCAAGTCCTACGCCCACGCCTTCGCGCCCACGGTGCGCGTCAACATCTTCGCGCCGGGCTTCATCGAGACCGAGGCCACGCTGGGACGCGACGACTGGAAGTCCGGACGCGGCGACCAGCTGCGCAAGCTGACCCCGATGGGCCGCATCCCCGGGCCGGCCGAGCTGGCCGGGGCGGCGCTTGTTCCTCGCCACCGACGACGCGCACCACATGACGGGCGGGTACCTGGTCGCCGACGGCGGCTACAACATGGTCGGCGCCTGACCATGGCCGCGACCCACCCGCGCGACATCTCCCTGGCCCAGGCCCGCGCCGTGGTCCGAAGGGCCGTGGACAAGGCCGAGCAGCTCGGCCTGCACGGCGGGATCGCGGTCGTCGGGGCGAGCGGGGCCCTGGTCACCGCCTCGCGGCTCGACCACGGCGGACTCGGCGGTATGGGGCGCGCCGCCTCCAAGGCGTGGATCTCCGCCACGCAGCAGATCCCGAGCGTCGAGCACCTCCACCGGATGACCTCGCTCCCCCAGCCGATCGCGGCAGGCTTCGTCGCCGTCTCCCCACAGGCAGCCTTTCCCGGCGGCGGTGGACTGCCCATCGTCGACGACGACGGCGTCGTGGTCGGCGGCATCGCGGCATCCGGCGCCACCGTGAGCCCGTTCTTCCCCGCCGGGCTCGCGGCCGAGGACCTCAGCGTCGACGGGCAGCCGGCCAACCCCGAAGACCTGCTCATCGCCTACGCCCTCGACCTCCCCTACGTCTCGCAGCACGGCGACGACCAGGGCCGGTGGTCGGCGCGGTTCGGTGAGCTGCGGGTCGAGCCGGCGGCGAGCCGCGGGATGGCGACTGCACCGGCCGCCTCCCGCCAGCACGAGCTCAACTGGGCCATCGCGCTGTGCGACCGACTCATGGCGGCCGCCACCGACCGTGACCTTCGCGTGTCTGTCGCCGTCGTGGACCGCGGCGGCGACCCGGTGCAGCAGGACCGCATGGACGGCGCAGCCGCCGCGGGCGTCGAGGTGGCCCTCGCGGTGGCCACCTCGTCCGCCCGGTTCGGCGCGCCGAGCGAGCGGCTCGCGACCGACTACGGACCGTCCCTGGCCGCCGTCGCGGCGCTCCACCCGGCCCCCTTCCTCGCCCTGCCGGGTGGACTCCCCCTCACCGAGGAGGGCCGCCTCGTCGGTGGGGTCGGGGTGGGCGGCGCCGACCCCGCGACATGCGCCGACCTGCTGCGCAGCGTGGTCGAGGCATGA
- a CDS encoding sugar ABC transporter substrate-binding protein, whose amino-acid sequence MSTLRRRRTTSLSVLAIGSATALLAACASGTGSATTTSSSSSSSSSSTSAASGGALPKSLVFSPLSLAPPALQGLSKGVQGYAGSKGWQVVVQDPNFNPTKQTQDLSAVIDSGRVGAAWVLAIAPKGFGDMLKKAQSKGVPILVNGKPDEYGLSGPQPGITFDYIDYSQAGTAIGDQLGKCVNSKLGGKANVLFSTSAAGTAGKQEMEAAAKKALAAAAPQAKIVDEQIIVDRTKGVTTIASSLQGHPNLNAIMSTGDEGTLAAITAFQSAGKTLGCNVDFGGNDEVLGLVKSGKIFASVALQFQADMAQSFDTLVKMQADPKAVGQVLVVPQKIVTQNG is encoded by the coding sequence GTGAGCACCCTTCGTCGGCGTCGCACGACATCCCTGTCAGTCCTGGCGATCGGCTCGGCGACGGCACTGCTCGCCGCCTGCGCCTCCGGGACCGGCTCCGCCACGACCACCTCGTCGTCCTCGAGCTCGTCGAGCTCCTCGACCTCGGCCGCCAGCGGCGGGGCGCTCCCGAAGAGCCTCGTCTTCTCTCCGCTGTCGCTCGCTCCGCCCGCCCTGCAGGGGCTGTCCAAGGGCGTCCAGGGCTACGCCGGGTCCAAGGGCTGGCAGGTGGTCGTCCAGGACCCCAACTTCAACCCCACCAAGCAGACCCAGGACCTCAGCGCCGTCATCGACTCGGGCCGGGTCGGCGCCGCGTGGGTGCTCGCGATCGCCCCCAAGGGCTTCGGCGACATGCTCAAGAAGGCCCAGTCGAAGGGCGTCCCGATCCTCGTCAACGGCAAGCCGGACGAGTACGGCCTCTCGGGCCCCCAGCCCGGGATCACGTTCGACTACATCGACTACTCGCAGGCCGGCACCGCGATCGGTGACCAGCTCGGCAAGTGCGTCAACAGCAAGCTCGGCGGCAAGGCCAACGTCCTGTTCTCCACCTCGGCCGCGGGGACGGCCGGCAAGCAGGAGATGGAGGCCGCGGCGAAGAAGGCCCTGGCCGCGGCGGCTCCGCAGGCCAAGATCGTCGACGAGCAGATCATCGTCGACCGCACCAAGGGCGTGACGACGATCGCCAGCTCGCTGCAGGGACACCCGAACCTCAACGCCATCATGTCCACCGGTGACGAGGGCACGCTGGCCGCCATCACCGCGTTTCAGTCCGCTGGCAAGACCCTCGGGTGCAACGTCGACTTCGGCGGCAACGACGAGGTCCTCGGCCTCGTGAAGTCGGGCAAGATCTTCGCCTCCGTCGCGCTGCAGTTCCAGGCCGACATGGCCCAGTCCTTCGACACCCTGGTCAAGATGCAGGCTGACCCCAAGGCGGTCGGCCAGGTGCTGGTCGTGCCGCAGAAGATCGTCACCCAGAACGGCTGA
- a CDS encoding ketopantoate reductase family protein: MTTTSSPVRVAVLGCGAIGSLYAAHLARVDGVEVWGVDPWTEHVEAISARGLRVVGAAEFVARVHAVTDARHLPSCEFAIVATKSAHTRAAVEAARGAIASAAAVSVQNGIGNEEAIAEVVPFVIRGSIVPAGAVPEPGVVRFDAPGESWFGPFEPSPAPAGSIARLAELLTQGGLPTHALDDARGPQWTKVVFNAATSPLSALTGLTVGQVCTDPALRHEVDGLIAEALAVCDVAGITLTRSPHESVEEAIREAYWHKPSMLQDVLAGRRSEVDVLNCGIAAEGQRVGVPTPRHDLMVALVRGLELARSGNASSAPEETA; encoded by the coding sequence ATGACCACCACCTCCTCGCCGGTTCGGGTCGCCGTGCTCGGGTGCGGTGCCATCGGCAGCCTGTATGCCGCGCACCTCGCCCGCGTCGACGGCGTCGAGGTCTGGGGCGTCGACCCGTGGACCGAGCACGTCGAAGCCATCTCGGCGCGCGGCCTGCGGGTCGTCGGTGCGGCCGAGTTCGTCGCCCGGGTCCATGCGGTCACCGACGCGCGCCACCTGCCATCCTGCGAGTTCGCGATCGTGGCGACCAAGTCGGCCCACACGCGCGCGGCCGTCGAGGCCGCGCGCGGGGCCATCGCGTCCGCCGCGGCCGTCAGCGTCCAGAACGGCATCGGCAACGAGGAGGCGATCGCCGAGGTCGTGCCGTTCGTCATCCGCGGCAGCATCGTGCCCGCAGGGGCCGTCCCGGAGCCCGGGGTGGTCCGGTTCGACGCACCCGGGGAGTCCTGGTTCGGCCCGTTCGAGCCCAGCCCCGCCCCGGCGGGCTCGATCGCCCGGCTCGCCGAGCTGCTGACCCAGGGCGGGCTGCCGACCCATGCGCTCGACGACGCCCGCGGCCCGCAGTGGACCAAGGTTGTCTTCAACGCCGCGACGAGCCCCCTGTCCGCCCTGACCGGGCTCACCGTGGGTCAGGTGTGCACCGACCCGGCCCTGCGCCACGAGGTCGACGGGCTGATCGCCGAGGCGCTTGCCGTGTGCGACGTCGCGGGGATCACGCTCACCCGCTCACCCCACGAGTCGGTCGAGGAAGCGATTCGAGAGGCCTACTGGCACAAGCCTTCCATGCTCCAGGACGTCCTCGCCGGGCGACGCAGCGAGGTCGACGTCCTCAACTGCGGCATCGCGGCGGAGGGACAGCGCGTCGGAGTGCCGACGCCGCGACACGACCTCATGGTTGCCCTGGTCCGAGGCCTCGAGCTGGCCCGCTCGGGCAACGCCAGCTCGGCGCCCGAAGAAACCGCCTGA
- a CDS encoding SDR family NAD(P)-dependent oxidoreductase gives MVVLDVNEANLDAVNRTAKDTGVSLETRTVDVSTPEGSRAALDEAVEVVGTPQVFLHAVGRNNRRPILDLSDADWQGMITLNLSTAWWLGQEMGRRMVAAGYGRMVFVSSVSGLLAHANHAPYAASKGGINQLMRVMAREWAPYNVTVNAVAPGYVETDLTRAYLDSDGHRAELESLVPAGRLGRPHEVADAVTFLASDRAAFITGQVLYIDGGRVLV, from the coding sequence GTGGTCGTCCTCGACGTCAACGAGGCCAACCTCGACGCGGTGAACCGCACCGCGAAGGACACCGGGGTGTCGCTCGAGACCCGCACCGTGGACGTCAGCACCCCCGAGGGGAGCCGCGCCGCGCTCGACGAGGCGGTCGAGGTGGTCGGCACCCCCCAGGTCTTCCTCCACGCCGTCGGCCGCAACAACCGCCGCCCGATCCTCGACCTGAGCGACGCCGACTGGCAGGGCATGATCACCCTCAACCTGTCCACCGCGTGGTGGCTGGGTCAGGAGATGGGGCGACGCATGGTGGCAGCCGGCTACGGGCGGATGGTCTTCGTGTCCTCGGTCTCGGGCCTGCTGGCGCACGCCAACCACGCGCCCTACGCCGCCAGCAAGGGAGGCATCAACCAGCTGATGCGGGTCATGGCGCGGGAATGGGCGCCGTACAACGTCACCGTCAATGCCGTCGCCCCCGGCTACGTCGAAACCGACCTCACCCGCGCCTACCTCGACAGCGACGGCCACCGCGCCGAGCTGGAGTCCCTCGTGCCGGCCGGACGGCTGGGCCGACCCCACGAGGTCGCCGACGCCGTCACCTTCCTCGCCTCGGACCGCGCCGCGTTCATCACCGGTCAGGTCCTCTACATCGACGGGGGCCGCGTGCTCGTCTGA
- a CDS encoding ATP-binding cassette domain-containing protein: MTTPTAPTTRATTATDVPALELEGVDMHYGFVRALASIDFHVGQGEVVGLLGDNGAGKSTLLKIMSGAHRPTGGTIRVHGSEVDFHSPSDSTSAGIQMVYQDLALVDAADISTNLNLGREILHKGPLGWLGFVDHKAQRRRAEAELDRLGVRTAAMTRPVEMLSGGQRQVVALARSATRVTGDRNGVLLLDEPTAALGYEQTQQVHTLIRRMSDTGIAVVLVTHNLPLAVEVCDRIAVLNRGQKVADLPTAETDNDQLVGWITGARPSMFL; the protein is encoded by the coding sequence ATGACGACCCCGACCGCACCCACCACCCGGGCGACCACCGCGACCGACGTCCCGGCTCTCGAGCTCGAGGGGGTCGACATGCACTACGGCTTCGTGCGTGCCCTGGCGTCCATCGACTTCCACGTCGGCCAGGGCGAGGTCGTCGGCCTGCTCGGCGACAACGGAGCGGGCAAGTCGACCCTCCTGAAGATCATGTCGGGTGCCCATCGGCCGACCGGCGGGACCATCCGCGTGCACGGCAGCGAGGTGGACTTCCACTCCCCCAGCGACTCGACGTCGGCGGGCATCCAGATGGTCTACCAGGACCTCGCCCTCGTCGACGCCGCGGACATCTCGACCAACCTCAACCTCGGCCGCGAGATCCTGCACAAGGGCCCGCTCGGCTGGCTGGGCTTCGTCGACCACAAGGCGCAGCGGCGCCGCGCCGAGGCCGAGCTGGACCGCCTCGGCGTGCGCACCGCCGCGATGACCCGCCCCGTCGAGATGCTCTCCGGCGGACAGCGCCAGGTGGTGGCCCTCGCGCGCAGCGCGACGAGGGTGACCGGCGACCGCAACGGTGTGCTCCTGCTCGACGAGCCCACAGCGGCACTGGGCTACGAGCAGACCCAGCAGGTCCACACCCTCATCCGGCGCATGTCCGACACCGGCATCGCCGTCGTCCTGGTGACGCACAACCTGCCGCTCGCCGTCGAGGTCTGCGACCGGATCGCGGTCCTCAACCGGGGGCAGAAGGTCGCCGACCTGCCGACCGCGGAGACCGACAACGACCAGCTCGTCGGCTGGATCACCGGGGCCCGGCCCTCGATGTTCCTCTGA
- a CDS encoding family 78 glycoside hydrolase catalytic domain, with the protein MSSSSPAPQSVRADVGGGDPFGRGDQPRLSWWLPPGAVTQHAYRIVTDDGYDTGRVESADQVRVGVSVFDRSRRATAARVMVWTELGASTWSDPVELDSGLLDESDWSAQWVGVAEDQRPEKGLRPAYWLRARFELTAEQAADGARLEATALGLYEVHLNGQRVGDEELAPGYTQYARRVQAQSHDVSDLVLAGENVVAVLVSDGWYRGQVGLPRAADQYGTDLALRLQIDVPDAPIAGPADPAWLSVVATGPDWRWSTSHITVADLIGGQREDRRLVDPSLHTPAYDDSSWLPVVPREVTAAVVRPVAPPVRRIEELRPVSVARVGEGGDHQVVDLGQNINGWARLSRLGPEGTRLVLRHGEHLGPDGDLTTTHLDVDVPIFPEALPVGQVDEVTSAGRPGDVFEPRFTTHGFRYVRVEGHPDELTPEDVTGVVVHSDLRRTGWFECSDERVNALHEAVVWSLRDNICDIPTDCPQRERSGWTGDWQIFAPTAAYLFDVLGFTRKWLRDVALDQRADGCVANISPCPPIEGFSGPVGHVNGSAGWGDVVVSAPWDLHEAYADASLLRELWGPLTAWVDYAARAARDQRHPFRAATRPEAADHEQYLWDAGFHWGEWLEPDADLSDFGAFAAQDQGEVATAYLHRSAATAARIGGLIGADAAQVEHYATTAERARAAWQAEFVRPDGSLRTATQAAHVRALAFGLVADEHRQAVADELVRLIEAAGTHLGTGFLSTPMLLPVLADHGHLETAYALLLQDSEPSWLTMLDRGATTVWERWNGVDAAGVAHESLNHYSKGAVVSFLHRYVAGLRPASPGYRSFEVRPRPGGGLTSAHATLESPYGRIETAWRLDAGVFTLDVAVPGAATAEVVLPQGGTHRVGPGRHTWSESLPTL; encoded by the coding sequence GTGAGCTCGTCCAGCCCCGCCCCCCAGTCGGTGCGCGCCGACGTCGGCGGCGGCGACCCGTTCGGTCGCGGCGACCAGCCACGCCTGTCGTGGTGGCTGCCGCCGGGAGCCGTCACGCAGCACGCCTACCGGATCGTCACCGACGACGGCTACGACACCGGCCGGGTCGAGTCCGCTGACCAGGTCCGCGTCGGCGTTTCGGTGTTCGACCGCTCGCGGCGGGCCACCGCCGCCCGGGTGATGGTGTGGACCGAGCTCGGCGCGAGCACGTGGAGCGACCCGGTCGAGCTGGACAGCGGTCTGCTCGACGAGAGCGACTGGAGCGCGCAGTGGGTCGGGGTCGCCGAGGACCAGCGCCCGGAGAAGGGCCTGCGCCCTGCGTACTGGCTGCGGGCGAGGTTCGAGCTGACCGCGGAGCAGGCCGCCGATGGGGCTCGCCTTGAGGCGACCGCGCTCGGGCTCTACGAGGTCCACCTCAACGGTCAGCGGGTGGGCGACGAGGAGCTCGCACCCGGCTACACGCAGTACGCCCGACGCGTGCAGGCCCAGAGCCACGACGTCTCCGACCTGGTGCTCGCGGGCGAGAACGTCGTGGCGGTGCTCGTGTCCGACGGCTGGTACCGGGGCCAGGTGGGACTCCCCCGGGCGGCCGACCAGTACGGCACGGACCTCGCGCTCCGCCTGCAGATCGACGTACCGGACGCGCCCATCGCCGGCCCGGCGGATCCCGCCTGGCTGAGCGTGGTCGCGACCGGGCCGGACTGGCGGTGGTCCACCTCCCACATCACCGTGGCCGACCTCATCGGGGGCCAGCGCGAGGACCGACGGCTGGTCGACCCGAGCCTGCACACCCCCGCATACGACGACTCATCATGGCTGCCTGTGGTCCCTCGGGAAGTCACCGCGGCGGTCGTCCGCCCGGTCGCACCGCCGGTGCGCCGCATCGAGGAGCTGCGACCGGTCTCCGTGGCGCGCGTGGGCGAGGGCGGCGACCACCAGGTCGTCGACCTCGGCCAGAACATCAACGGCTGGGCGCGGCTGTCGCGCCTGGGGCCGGAGGGCACGCGGCTCGTCCTGCGTCACGGTGAGCACCTCGGTCCCGACGGAGACCTCACCACGACCCACCTCGACGTGGACGTGCCGATCTTCCCCGAGGCGCTGCCGGTCGGCCAGGTCGACGAGGTGACCTCCGCAGGCCGGCCCGGCGACGTCTTCGAGCCGCGGTTCACGACCCACGGCTTTCGCTACGTCCGGGTCGAAGGTCACCCTGACGAGCTCACCCCCGAGGACGTCACCGGAGTCGTGGTCCACTCCGACCTGCGCCGCACAGGGTGGTTCGAGTGCAGCGACGAGCGCGTGAACGCGCTGCACGAGGCCGTGGTCTGGTCGCTGCGCGACAACATCTGCGACATCCCGACCGACTGTCCCCAGCGCGAGCGGTCGGGGTGGACCGGTGACTGGCAGATCTTCGCGCCGACGGCCGCGTACCTGTTCGACGTGCTCGGGTTCACCCGCAAGTGGTTGCGGGACGTCGCGCTCGACCAGCGGGCCGACGGCTGCGTCGCCAACATCTCACCGTGCCCACCGATCGAGGGGTTCAGCGGTCCAGTGGGCCACGTGAACGGCTCGGCCGGGTGGGGAGACGTCGTCGTCAGCGCCCCGTGGGACCTCCACGAGGCGTATGCCGACGCGTCACTGCTGCGCGAGCTGTGGGGTCCGCTCACGGCGTGGGTCGACTACGCCGCCCGCGCCGCCCGGGACCAGCGCCACCCCTTCCGCGCCGCGACGCGACCTGAGGCAGCGGACCATGAGCAGTACCTCTGGGATGCCGGGTTCCACTGGGGTGAGTGGCTCGAGCCCGATGCCGACCTGAGTGACTTCGGCGCCTTCGCTGCTCAGGACCAGGGCGAGGTGGCCACGGCATACCTCCATCGGTCTGCGGCGACCGCCGCGCGGATCGGTGGGCTGATCGGCGCCGACGCTGCGCAGGTCGAGCACTACGCGACCACGGCCGAGCGTGCTCGAGCGGCTTGGCAGGCGGAGTTCGTGCGTCCCGACGGGTCCCTGCGCACGGCCACGCAGGCCGCGCACGTCCGGGCGCTCGCCTTCGGGCTGGTCGCGGACGAGCACCGCCAGGCCGTCGCGGACGAGCTGGTCCGGCTGATCGAGGCGGCCGGGACGCACCTCGGCACCGGCTTCCTCTCGACACCCATGCTCCTGCCGGTCCTCGCGGACCACGGCCACCTCGAGACCGCCTACGCCCTGCTGCTGCAGGACTCCGAGCCGTCGTGGCTGACCATGCTCGACCGCGGGGCGACCACCGTGTGGGAGCGCTGGAACGGGGTCGACGCTGCGGGGGTCGCCCACGAGTCGCTCAACCACTACAGCAAGGGCGCCGTCGTGTCGTTCCTGCACCGCTACGTCGCCGGGCTGCGGCCGGCCTCACCGGGCTACCGCTCGTTCGAGGTACGACCCCGACCCGGTGGCGGCCTCACCTCGGCGCACGCGACCCTCGAGTCGCCGTACGGCCGGATCGAGACCGCCTGGCGGCTCGACGCGGGTGTGTTCACCCTCGACGTCGCCGTGCCCGGGGCCGCCACCGCCGAGGTCGTCCTGCCCCAGGGTGGCACGCACCGCGTCGGCCCGGGCCGGCACACCTGGAGCGAGTCTTTGCCAACTCTTTAA
- a CDS encoding ABC transporter permease, translated as MNATPTTPRAAVPSPEGAAGTPGPAAAGTAAATAVAPAGTSDPLAIRALIFVRERGIFVLWALIIVIFSLWASPYFATLDNSVLIANGAALTAIFAAGVAVGIICGALDLSIPGVAAIASCTTGWLMTHGQLVVVSIAAGIAVGALVGLANGLISLRGFNPIIVTIGTLSITTAAAALIAGGYTFPGLTNLTFMGTQRYLGVPAPVWIVAVLFVVLTVFLTRTRDGIRMMAVGGNAEAVRRSGIHSDRYKVAGFVISSICAALGGLVTTAVVTEASPSASPGIIFDALTAVALAGVSLAGGRGSLPRVLVGALVLGTITNGLTVKGVQPYWATGVTGFLLLASLGLEKWVSTAVSRRLVATASASVHSGRS; from the coding sequence ATGAACGCCACTCCCACCACGCCGCGCGCGGCCGTCCCCTCTCCGGAGGGGGCGGCCGGGACGCCGGGGCCTGCCGCGGCGGGCACTGCAGCGGCCACTGCGGTGGCCCCCGCCGGGACGAGTGACCCGCTCGCGATCCGCGCCCTGATCTTCGTGCGCGAGCGCGGCATCTTCGTCCTCTGGGCCCTGATCATCGTGATCTTCTCGCTCTGGGCGAGCCCCTACTTCGCCACCCTCGACAACAGCGTCCTCATCGCCAACGGCGCCGCCCTGACGGCGATCTTCGCCGCGGGCGTCGCGGTCGGCATCATCTGTGGAGCGCTCGACCTGTCGATCCCGGGGGTGGCCGCCATCGCCAGCTGCACGACCGGCTGGCTGATGACGCACGGTCAGCTCGTCGTCGTGTCCATCGCCGCTGGTATCGCGGTGGGTGCGCTGGTCGGGCTCGCGAACGGTCTGATCTCCCTGCGGGGCTTCAACCCCATCATCGTCACGATCGGCACGTTGTCGATCACCACCGCGGCCGCGGCGCTCATCGCCGGCGGCTACACCTTCCCGGGCCTGACCAACCTGACCTTCATGGGCACCCAGCGCTACCTCGGGGTGCCCGCCCCGGTCTGGATCGTGGCGGTGCTCTTCGTGGTCCTCACCGTGTTCCTCACCCGCACGCGCGACGGCATACGGATGATGGCGGTCGGCGGCAACGCCGAAGCCGTGCGCCGCTCGGGCATCCACAGCGACCGCTACAAGGTGGCGGGATTCGTCATCAGCTCGATCTGCGCCGCCCTCGGAGGTCTGGTCACCACCGCTGTCGTCACCGAGGCCAGCCCCTCGGCGAGCCCCGGCATCATCTTCGACGCCCTCACGGCCGTGGCCCTCGCCGGTGTCTCGCTCGCGGGCGGGCGTGGCAGCCTGCCGCGCGTCCTCGTCGGCGCGCTCGTCCTCGGCACCATCACGAACGGCCTGACCGTCAAGGGCGTCCAGCCCTACTGGGCCACCGGGGTCACCGGCTTCCTCCTGCTGGCCTCGCTCGGCCTCGAGAAGTGGGTGTCGACCGCGGTCTCCCGCCGGCTCGTGGCCACGGCCTCGGCGTCCGTCCACTCAGGCAGGAGCTGA